One region of Proteiniborus sp. DW1 genomic DNA includes:
- a CDS encoding ATP-binding protein, with the protein MKDHAKELNLNYLRINADKIIEEADLKDYSYQDILIIILENEIELRDKKAQERRLKNTGFPVIKKIEDFDLDFQKSIPKKQVNRLLEMEWIDRIYNLTLLGAPIVIKEVILSGPNI; encoded by the coding sequence ATTAAAGATCATGCAAAAGAGCTTAATCTAAATTACTTAAGAATTAATGCAGATAAAATTATTGAAGAAGCTGATTTAAAAGACTATTCATATCAAGATATATTAATAATAATACTTGAGAATGAAATAGAATTAAGAGATAAAAAAGCACAGGAAAGAAGACTAAAAAACACAGGATTTCCAGTGATAAAGAAAATAGAAGACTTTGACTTAGATTTTCAAAAATCTATACCAAAGAAGCAAGTTAACAGGCTATTAGAAATGGAGTGGATAGATAGAATATATAATCTTACCTTGCTAGGTGCTCCAATAGTGATTAAGGAAGTCATTCTATCAGGACCAAATATTTAA
- a CDS encoding transposase — protein sequence MPISAKQLNFCDISTDFDKFYHKNQNNLLSLLEQFVDISTFIPFSFYQRYYAHFGKKRDFSLESMLRFFILKNILSIPTVDLLITLLNISPDLRKFCGFLTVPDKSQFSRFKSNFQEDLNLLFHGLVDVTEELCQKANPFLASILISDTTGFEAYVSENNPKFYQSQLRKAKAFAKKIAKDDPNSTLDVEKYAQSQMPKFAASNPDAKLTYLNGHFGYF from the coding sequence ATGCCAATTTCAGCTAAACAATTAAACTTTTGTGATATTTCTACTGACTTCGATAAGTTTTATCATAAAAATCAAAATAATTTACTTTCTTTACTTGAACAGTTCGTTGATATTAGTACCTTTATCCCTTTTTCTTTTTATCAAAGGTATTATGCTCATTTTGGTAAAAAGAGAGATTTCTCTTTAGAATCTATGTTAAGATTTTTTATCTTAAAAAACATTTTATCCATTCCTACTGTTGACCTTCTAATTACTTTACTTAATATTTCTCCTGATTTACGTAAGTTTTGTGGCTTTTTAACTGTGCCTGATAAATCTCAATTTTCTAGGTTTAAATCTAATTTTCAAGAAGATTTAAATCTTCTATTTCACGGCTTGGTTGATGTAACTGAGGAGCTTTGCCAAAAAGCTAACCCTTTTTTAGCTTCTATCTTAATCTCGGATACTACTGGCTTTGAAGCCTATGTTTCTGAGAATAATCCTAAGTTTTATCAATCTCAACTTCGTAAGGCTAAGGCTTTTGCTAAAAAGATTGCTAAAGATGACCCTAACTCTACTCTTGATGTTGAAAAATATGCTCAAAGCCAAATGCCTAAGTTTGCTGCTTCTAATCCAGATGCTAAACTTACTTATCTTAATGGTCATTTCGGGTATTTCTAA
- a CDS encoding ABC transporter ATP-binding protein: MLIYFFKSKNNTYALKTVLVAVIIILFSFLEIALGFLFKIFLNRVTGENDYSLYTLAYIGVGFVILQFIVSFLYVLSTNSLKKKISNELTSDVLSSLYSRDLKYLTEENNESSDINLITNELSSLFNNYYFIIMKIVTVGVSFLLALYYITMLNVIYIIPLLFTVITMIIMIVATKNRVNNEWMKTMEKLNILIRKIKNYSKNIVIIKSFAYNDVIRNDFKRYYSDYNNSLTSYSNTNGIIEKINNLLGTTLFILIYLVSIYLSIHGHMTAGDIVFIIQISNSIMAPIFMLGWFTNSINSTKGIRDKVKKILDYSTPKGLDVKLSEIRVENLSYEYKESKKILDNISFTARRGDIIAVIGESGTGKSTLLKILNKQLDKYTGRVLIDNLELNSISDESYFSKLKLLTQTPTYFEDTIKNNIIMNHEYDEEKFNKYIKLLRLDTMLSRSLHGKDTILDSEQTNVSLGELQRIALARLLYSGCKYILLDEPFASLDDYNQQIIEETLLELEDTCTIIVSHKFSDDFLKKCTKVIQLQHVHNGLGTIPGL, encoded by the coding sequence ATGCTAATCTATTTTTTTAAGAGCAAAAATAATACATACGCTTTAAAGACAGTATTGGTTGCTGTAATCATAATTTTATTTTCGTTTTTGGAAATCGCATTGGGCTTTCTTTTTAAGATTTTTTTAAATCGTGTAACAGGGGAAAATGACTATTCTTTATACACTTTAGCGTATATAGGAGTGGGGTTTGTAATATTACAGTTTATAGTAAGCTTTCTGTATGTTCTTTCAACCAATTCTCTAAAGAAGAAGATTAGTAATGAACTGACTTCAGATGTATTATCCAGTCTTTACAGCAGAGACTTAAAATATCTGACAGAGGAAAATAACGAATCCTCAGATATAAATCTCATAACAAATGAATTGTCGAGCCTATTCAACAACTATTATTTTATAATAATGAAGATTGTGACTGTTGGTGTTTCCTTTTTACTTGCCCTATATTATATAACAATGTTAAATGTTATTTATATCATACCACTTTTATTTACAGTGATAACAATGATAATTATGATTGTGGCTACAAAAAACAGAGTAAATAATGAGTGGATGAAAACAATGGAAAAACTGAATATTTTAATCAGAAAGATTAAAAATTACAGTAAAAACATAGTCATTATCAAGTCATTTGCATACAACGATGTAATACGCAACGACTTTAAAAGATATTACTCTGATTATAATAATAGCTTAACTTCTTACTCCAACACTAATGGCATAATTGAAAAAATCAATAATCTTTTAGGCACTACGCTTTTTATTTTAATATATCTAGTGTCAATCTATTTGAGTATTCATGGTCATATGACTGCAGGTGATATCGTCTTTATAATTCAAATTTCTAATTCAATTATGGCTCCAATATTCATGCTAGGATGGTTTACTAATTCTATAAATTCAACTAAGGGAATAAGAGATAAAGTAAAAAAAATTCTGGACTATAGTACACCTAAGGGACTAGATGTTAAATTAAGTGAAATCAGGGTAGAAAATTTATCATATGAATACAAGGAAAGCAAAAAGATTTTAGACAATATAAGTTTTACGGCCCGAAGAGGTGATATTATAGCAGTTATTGGTGAATCGGGCACAGGAAAATCAACCCTATTAAAAATACTTAATAAGCAATTGGATAAATATACGGGGCGAGTTTTAATTGACAATTTGGAGCTGAATAGTATTTCAGATGAATCATATTTTTCAAAGTTGAAATTATTGACTCAGACTCCTACTTATTTCGAGGATACCATAAAAAATAATATCATCATGAATCATGAATATGATGAGGAAAAATTCAATAAATATATAAAATTACTCAGGCTTGACACTATGTTATCCAGGTCGCTGCACGGAAAAGATACAATTTTGGATTCGGAACAGACTAACGTCAGTTTAGGTGAACTACAAAGAATCGCCCTTGCCAGATTACTGTACAGCGGATGTAAATATATATTGTTAGATGAGCCCTTTGCTTCATTAGATGATTATAATCAGCAGATTATTGAAGAGACATTACTTGAATTAGAAGACACATGTACTATAATAGTTTCACATAAATTTAGTGATGACTTTTTGAAAAAATGTACAAAAGTAATCCAGCTTCAGCATGTACATAATGGATTGGGGACTATACCCGGACTTTAA
- a CDS encoding GrdX family protein — protein MENLSGKRTVFGQFSGKPMAPKEQFLKKKNLSGLEQSRGAHNNVTSILFFCAKIFRIVGSEIMEKVIITNNPLIKEKFASTYEVELYHKDYLGVLETVRDKIHLGHELLSHPLAGSIKPNETPYRTILISKNKKQLDMKSLTIIESAIETTKKFIANRPTPDWKDIALFDFQTVDLSLIENVLSNLI, from the coding sequence ATGGAGAATCTCTCAGGCAAAAGGACCGTATTTGGACAGTTCTCTGGAAAGCCTATGGCACCGAAGGAGCAATTCTTGAAAAAGAAGAATCTCTCAGGTTTAGAACAGAGTAGAGGGGCACATAATAATGTTACTTCTATTCTGTTTTTTTGTGCTAAAATTTTCAGGATTGTAGGGAGTGAGATAATGGAGAAAGTAATTATTACAAACAATCCCTTGATAAAAGAAAAGTTTGCATCTACCTATGAAGTAGAGTTGTATCATAAGGATTACCTCGGAGTTTTAGAAACCGTTAGAGATAAAATTCATTTAGGGCATGAGCTTTTGTCCCATCCTTTAGCAGGTAGCATAAAACCTAATGAAACTCCGTACAGAACTATATTAATTTCGAAAAATAAAAAGCAATTAGATATGAAGTCTCTGACTATTATTGAAAGTGCCATAGAGACTACTAAAAAGTTTATAGCTAATAGACCAACACCAGATTGGAAAGATATTGCACTTTTTGATTTTCAAACAGTAGATTTATCTTTAATTGAAAATGTACTAAGCAACTTGATTTAG
- the trxB gene encoding thioredoxin-disulfide reductase, whose product MTNNLYDTIIIGSGPAGLAAGLYAARAKMKTLILEKEKAGGQIVTTEEVANYPGSVENASGPSLIARMVEQCDEFGAERVLDEVKEVQLQDKIKVIKGAKGEYHAKSVIIATGAKPRLMGCPGEKELTGKGVSYCATCDADFFTDLEVYVIGGGDSAVEEAMYLTKFARKVTIVHRRDELRAAKSIQEKAFKNEKLHFIWNSVVKEVKGEGILESMVLENRVTGEITEIVADEDDGTFGVFVFVGYDPVTSLFEGMVEMENGYIITDDNMKTNIPGVFAAGDCRVKSLRQVVTATADGAIAATQAEKYIENAFEE is encoded by the coding sequence ATGACAAATAATTTATACGATACAATAATTATCGGTTCAGGCCCTGCAGGTTTAGCAGCAGGTTTATACGCAGCAAGAGCTAAAATGAAAACACTTATATTAGAAAAAGAAAAAGCTGGTGGACAAATAGTTACTACTGAAGAAGTGGCTAACTATCCAGGTTCAGTTGAAAATGCTTCAGGACCATCTCTAATTGCAAGAATGGTAGAGCAATGTGATGAGTTTGGTGCAGAAAGAGTACTAGACGAAGTAAAAGAAGTACAATTACAAGACAAGATTAAAGTTATTAAAGGAGCAAAAGGGGAATACCATGCAAAATCAGTAATAATTGCAACTGGAGCTAAGCCAAGATTAATGGGATGTCCAGGTGAAAAAGAACTTACTGGTAAAGGTGTTTCATACTGTGCAACATGTGATGCTGATTTCTTTACTGACTTAGAAGTTTATGTTATAGGTGGTGGAGATTCAGCTGTTGAAGAAGCAATGTACTTAACTAAGTTTGCTAGAAAAGTTACTATAGTTCATAGAAGAGATGAGTTAAGAGCAGCTAAATCAATTCAAGAAAAAGCATTTAAAAATGAAAAGTTACATTTTATATGGAACTCAGTAGTTAAAGAAGTAAAAGGTGAAGGAATACTGGAATCCATGGTGCTTGAAAACAGAGTAACAGGAGAAATTACAGAAATAGTTGCAGATGAAGATGACGGTACATTCGGAGTATTTGTTTTCGTAGGATATGACCCAGTGACTTCATTGTTTGAAGGCATGGTAGAAATGGAAAATGGATACATAATAACAGATGACAACATGAAAACAAATATACCTGGGGTGTTTGCAGCAGGTGATTGTAGGGTAAAATCATTAAGACAAGTAGTTACTGCAACTGCAGATGGCGCTATAGCCGCTACTCAAGCTGAAAAATATATTGAGAATGCTTTTGAAGAGTAA
- a CDS encoding thioredoxin family protein: protein MLAVDKDTFEVEVLKAEGYVLVDFWSEGCEPCKALMPHVHELAEKYAGKMKFTSLDTGKARRLAISQKILGLPVIAIYKDGQKIDELVKDDATPANVEAMIQKYI from the coding sequence ATGTTAGCAGTTGATAAGGATACTTTTGAAGTGGAAGTGCTCAAGGCAGAAGGTTATGTTTTAGTTGATTTTTGGAGTGAAGGTTGTGAACCATGTAAAGCATTAATGCCACATGTTCATGAACTTGCAGAAAAGTATGCAGGAAAAATGAAATTTACTAGCTTAGATACTGGTAAAGCTAGAAGACTTGCAATTTCACAAAAAATATTAGGCTTGCCAGTTATAGCAATTTACAAAGATGGACAAAAAATTGATGAATTAGTTAAAGATGATGCTACACCAGCAAATGTTGAAGCAATGATTCAAAAATATATATAA
- a CDS encoding glycine/sarcosine/betaine reductase component B subunit, translating into MRLEIGNIIIKDVQFGDKTKVDNGILFVNKEELIAAISDDENIKSVDVELARPGESVRITPVKDVIEPRVKVEGSGGLFPGVLSKVDEVGSGRTHVLKGAAVVTTGKVVAFQEGIIDMTGPGADYTPFSKTNNIVLVIQPKDGLKQHDHERTVRFAGLKAAAYLGEAGRNVEADEVKVYETLPLLQGIQKYPELPKVAYVQMLQSQGLMHDTYVYGVDAKQTLPTLIYPTEIMDGAIISGNCVSACDKNTTYHHQNNPVVHDLFEKHGKELNFVGVIITNENVYLADKERSSNWAAKLAEYLGVDGVVISQEGFGNPDTDLIMNCKKIERKGVKTVIVTDEYAGRDGASQSLADADPLADAVVTGGNANEVIELPALDKVIGYLDPVNTIAGGFDGSLKEDGSIVVELQAITGATNELGFNKLTARGF; encoded by the coding sequence ATGCGCCTAGAAATAGGTAATATTATCATTAAAGATGTACAGTTTGGAGACAAAACAAAAGTAGATAATGGAATACTTTTTGTCAACAAGGAAGAACTAATCGCAGCAATAAGCGATGACGAAAACATAAAAAGTGTAGATGTAGAGTTAGCAAGACCAGGTGAAAGTGTTAGAATTACGCCAGTTAAGGACGTAATAGAGCCAAGAGTTAAGGTTGAAGGATCTGGCGGATTGTTCCCTGGAGTACTATCAAAAGTTGATGAAGTTGGTTCAGGAAGAACACATGTTCTAAAGGGTGCAGCAGTTGTTACAACAGGTAAGGTGGTTGCATTCCAAGAAGGTATCATTGACATGACTGGACCAGGTGCAGACTATACTCCATTTTCAAAAACAAATAATATTGTTTTAGTTATTCAACCTAAAGATGGTCTAAAACAACATGACCATGAAAGAACTGTTAGATTTGCAGGCTTAAAAGCAGCTGCTTATCTAGGAGAAGCTGGAAGAAATGTTGAAGCTGATGAAGTGAAGGTTTATGAAACACTACCTTTACTACAAGGTATTCAAAAATATCCAGAACTTCCAAAGGTAGCATATGTTCAAATGCTTCAAAGCCAAGGTTTAATGCATGACACTTATGTTTATGGTGTTGACGCTAAACAAACATTACCAACACTAATATACCCAACAGAGATAATGGATGGTGCTATTATAAGTGGTAACTGTGTTTCTGCTTGTGACAAAAACACAACTTATCATCACCAAAACAATCCAGTAGTACACGATTTATTCGAGAAACATGGAAAAGAGTTAAACTTTGTTGGCGTAATCATTACAAACGAGAATGTTTATCTAGCAGACAAAGAAAGATCATCAAACTGGGCTGCTAAATTAGCAGAATATTTAGGTGTTGATGGTGTTGTCATATCACAAGAAGGTTTTGGTAATCCAGATACTGACCTAATTATGAACTGTAAGAAGATTGAAAGAAAAGGCGTTAAGACTGTAATTGTTACTGATGAATATGCTGGTAGAGATGGTGCATCTCAATCATTAGCAGATGCTGACCCACTAGCAGATGCAGTTGTAACAGGTGGAAATGCCAATGAAGTAATCGAATTACCAGCACTTGATAAGGTTATTGGATATCTTGATCCAGTTAACACTATTGCAGGTGGATTCGATGGAAGCTTAAAGGAAGATGGTTCTATAGTAGTAGAGCTTCAAGCTATAACAGGAGCTACAAATGAACTAGGTTTCAATAAGCTAACAGCAAGAGGATTCTAA
- the grdA gene encoding glycine/sarcosine/betaine reductase complex selenoprotein A → MGLLDGKKVIVIGDRDGIPAPAVEECLKGTSAEVVFASTECFVUTAAGAMDLENQQRVKDLTEKHGAENILVLLGAAEGEAAGLAAETVTAGDPTFAGPLAGVQLGLRVYHVVEPEIKEEFDADVYDEQIGMMEMVLDVDDIINEVSSIRKEYCKFND, encoded by the coding sequence ATGGGACTATTAGACGGTAAAAAAGTTATCGTAATAGGCGATAGAGACGGTATACCAGCTCCAGCAGTAGAAGAATGTCTAAAAGGCACTAGTGCAGAAGTAGTTTTCGCATCTACAGAGTGTTTTGTCTGAACGGCTGCAGGCGCTATGGACCTAGAAAATCAACAAAGAGTTAAGGATTTAACTGAAAAGCACGGAGCAGAGAACATACTTGTTCTTTTAGGTGCTGCTGAAGGAGAGGCTGCAGGTTTAGCAGCTGAAACAGTTACAGCAGGAGATCCAACTTTTGCAGGTCCATTAGCAGGAGTCCAGTTAGGACTTAGAGTATATCACGTTGTAGAGCCAGAAATCAAAGAAGAATTTGATGCAGATGTATATGACGAGCAAATTGGTATGATGGAAATGGTTCTTGATGTTGATGATATAATCAATGAAGTAAGCTCAATAAGAAAAGAATATTGCAAATTTAATGATTAA